The Astyanax mexicanus isolate ESR-SI-001 chromosome 12, AstMex3_surface, whole genome shotgun sequence genome window below encodes:
- the slc38a5a gene encoding sodium-coupled neutral amino acid transporter 3: MELQKMANGHHEPTTSKSMEGFDSLESMAERDQFLPQKTDASGETQFTDFEGKTSFGMSIFNLSNAIMGSGILGLAYAMSNTGIVLFLFLLTFIAVLSAYSIHLLLKSAGVVGIRAYEQLGYRAFGQPGKVVAGLIITIHNIGAMSSYLYIVKIELPAVIIGLLGQEDSSGEWYLEGKFLIMIVSVCVILPLALMRQLGYLGYTSGFSLSCMVFFLIAVIYKKFVTECPFLSGNSSAHLHNITEDFSINGTSNFTENISSNGTCEAKLITLTPQAAYTIPILAFAFVCHPEVLPIYTELKKPTKQRMQNIANISILAMFVMYLLTAIFGYLTYYDGVLDELLKNYSKTDTLMLCVRLAVLIAVTLTVPVVLFPIRRAVLQLLFPDKPFHWARHILIALCLLFLVNLLVIFVPNIREIFGVIGATSAPSLIFILPGIFYTRIVPEEQEPMKSPPKIMAMMFAALGFIFMITSISFIILEWVTGESKGLSGH, translated from the exons ATGGAGCTTCAGAAGATGGCTAACGGTCACCATGAGCCCACCACCTCAAAATCTATGGAGGG ATTTGATTCTCTAGAGAGCAtggcagagagagaccagtttcTGCCCCAGAAGACTGACGCCTCTGGAGAAACACAGTTTACAGAT TTTGAGGGGAAGACCTCTTTCGGGATGTCCATCTTCAATCTCAGCAATGCCATCATGGGCAGTGGCATTCTGGGATTGGCCTACGCTATGTCCAACACTGGCATCGTCCTGTTTCT GTTTTTGCTGACCTTCATTGCCGTTCTGTCGGCCTACTCTATTCACCTGCTGCTGAAGAGTGCAGGAGTAGTGG GAATTCGAGCATATGAGCAGCTGGGTTATCGGGCATTTGGGCAGCCGGGGAAGGTGGTAGCAGGCCTGATTATAACCATTCATAACATCGGAG CTATGTCAAGCTACTTGTATATTGTGAAGATTGAGCTGCCCGCTGTTATAATCGGTCTACTGGGTCAAGAGGACAGCTCTGG GGAATGGTATCTAGAAGGAAAGTTTCTCATCATGATCGTCAGTGTCTGTGTGATCTTACCCCTCGCCCTCATGCGACAGCTTG GTTATCTCGGCTACACCAGCggcttctctctctcctgtatggTGTTCTTCCTGATAGCG GTCATATATAAGAAGTTTGTCACAGAGTGTCCCTTCCTGAGCGGAAACTCCTCTGCCCACCTGCACAACATTACAGAAGACTTCTCAATCAATGGCACCTCCAACTTTACAGAAAACATCTCAAGCAATGGCACCTGTGAAGCTAAACTGATCACCCTCACACCACAG GCTGCGTACACCATTCCTATTCTGGCCTTCGCGTTTGTGTGCCACCCTGAGGTTCTGCCCATCTACACAGAACTCAAGAA GCCAACAAAGCAGCGAATGCAGAACATTGCTAACATCTCCATACTGGCCATGTTCGTCATGTATCTCCTGACTGCAATCTTTGGCTACCTCACCTACTACG ATGGCGTGTTGGACGAGCTGCTGAAGAATTACAGCAAGACTGATACACTAATGCTGTGCGTGCGACTGGCAGTGCTGATCGCCGTCACTCTGACTGTTCCTGTCGTTCTCTTTCCA ATCCGCCGTGCTGTCCTGCAGCTGCTGTTCCCTGATAAGCCTTTCCACTGGGCTCGTCATATCCTGATCGCTCTGTGCCTCCTTTTCTTAGTCAACCTGCTCGTCATCTTTGTGCCCAACATCCGAGAAATCTTCGGCGTAATCG GGGCCACATCTGCTCCCAGTCTCATCTTCATTCTGCCTGGAATATTCTACACTCGCATCGTTCCTGAGGAGCAGGAGCCAATGAAATCTCCCCCCAAAATTATG gCGATGATGTTTGCTGCTCTGGGCTTCATCTTCATGATCACCAGCATTAGCTTCATCATCTTGGAGTGGGTCACCGGCGAGTCTAAAGGCTTGTCAGGACACTAA